In Rosa rugosa chromosome 4, drRosRugo1.1, whole genome shotgun sequence, the genomic stretch GTTCTCTGGCTTCAAGTCAGTATGAATAAGAGAGAGATCATGCATGACTGCAAAGAAATGCCAAAATCATCAGAAAGTAGGATAACAAGAAAAATCCGACCAATACTGCATTGATTGGTATTGTGAAATACAAGAAACTACTGCATAGCATGTGAACAAAAATTTTTAGACACAATACAAGAGAGTTTCATTGCAGCAAACAACAAAAATTAAGTATTAAAGCAAGATATATTATGGATTGAAAGAAACTAGCTCAAGTATTTTTACACACATGCTACACATTCCAACAGTTGTCTGCCAATCTCACGGACGAGATCAATGGGAAATGAGCGGTAATTGTTTTTCTTGAGAAAATCGTATAAGCTTGGTCCAAGCTTCTCAAACACCTGTTAAAAACCATTTAAATTCACGCACGAGTTTTAACCCCCAAATTATTTGTGAATCGGGGAAATCAATCCACCACAGATTAATCATATACTTACAATACAGATATGGTTACGATAGTCAAACCAGTTCCGTAATTGCACACAACTGCAAGGAATGAACCCATTTAACATTCTAAAAACTGAAGGGAAAATATTCATCAAATGTCCCGTGtcagtaaaagtaaaaaaaaaaaatagacacaAATACTCACCGGCTGCCACCTTTGTCATGTTTACCAAGTTGTTGCagcatttcaatttcaatcataGCTGCTTCACGATATTTCTTGATCCCACGAACAATTTTTATGGCAACcatttcctttttttctctGTCCCAGCACTCCAAAACCTGACCAAATGTACCTTCACCCATTTTGCTTTGGATTTTGTCTGCAAGAGGTGACAACAGTAtaaaattccacaacttcgATACTAGAGCAAATATATGTCTAAAAAAAACTGATCTAACTTTTTCAAAAAGACTGGAGAATATTTTTACAGATGAAAAACAGGATAACACATTGATTGTGTAATTGTGAACCCAAAAGTTCATAATGAGAGCAATCTCAAAAACTGATCATCAGAATAATCAAAAAAATGCAAATGCTTTAATGATGGTGAGATGTAATTACAGCGAGCTGTTAAATTTTCTCCAAGCGAAAACATGTAATGCCCATCTTTGTCATCTTCTCTCCATGGGGGTGAACCATTTCGAGCTACTTCCTTATCAAATAGGGAACTAGTAGTGTAGAGTGAGGGTGCCATCAAAGGAGCAAAGCTTGTCATATTCCCAACCTCTTGTCCACAAAACATTCCTACCTGAGCCTACACAGAGCCATCCATTCATGTACCACTCAAAATAAGGTCAAATTCTTCCAACCCCTATACCGTAACCCAATCCATTCCCTCAAGTCACATCAGAATCTCATAACATGACCCAACTCACAAATCATAAGAAATATTCTACATGCAGATAGTGATCCAAAACATATAATATGATGGTAACCACAATTATATTTCAAACAATGAAGTAGAGCTAAAATTGAATACATCAATACCttaattaaagcatgattttcaaATACCTAACAACGATTATCACATTGAATAGATTAATCGACGATGCAGGAATTTGTTGCCCAGGCAGTACaatatataaattataaaaacaaaacaaaattcaagaaGTACCGATTCCAAGCATTTATCAATTGCTAAAACAAATTCTTTGCTAAAAATCCTTCGTAAAAAACATAATACTACGTGTAAATTTATTAAATTCGATTTCAAAACTGATAAAACCAGATTTTAAGCAAGATTTACCAAATTAATCATAAATCCATGCTCCGATCTATGAAATCGGAGATAAAAAAAGCTTCGAATTAACCAAAAGATTCAGAAACTCGAATTACAGATCCAGATAAAGGAAAATCAAGAGCTTAGATCACAAACTATAACAACatggtaaaaaataaaaaataaaaataaaaaccgagCCGTCCAGGATCTAATAGAGGACAAAACAAAAACCAGAAGAAAATTGAATCAGACCGAACAAGCTTCGTCACAAAGATAATACCTTTGGGGCCTGAGGAACGTCCCAGCCCAGACGCGCTCTCTTTCGGGGACGACGATCCATGTGAGTGTGAGGAAACTCCACCACGCGCTCCATCTCCATGATCGCAGATCGGTTAATCGGAGATtccaagaaagaagaagaagaagaaaatattggCGAAAAAGGGAGCCAAATCTGagattgaagaagatgatgttgttgtgacttgtgagagaTGCGAAGCCTTAACCCTAATTTTAACCTAATAATAAAGTGGGGTTGTGACGGGTCAGATGAAATCCGACGGTACACGTGTCGCGTTGTTGTCCGTGTTTTTTGACGGATTCTCATTATCCAGCTCAACCCAGCGTTTCTTGTAGGTGTTGACTATGATTGGGTTTAAACCAGGGTTGAGTTTAGCTTTTTCGGTAACGGATATTCGGAGAGTCAGAAAGGAATATTTTCAGCCCATGTTCTGGTGGACACACTTTCGGCCCATAAAGAAAAtcatatttaatttttatttattttgaatttaatTACAAATCAAAAAGGTTGCTCAAGACTCAAGTCATCTTGACACTTCGACGTTGGTTGTTGATCGAGAAAATATTgcaaaaagattgaaatttggAGGATGTCACTCttaatttattaataaaatttatgATTTAACCGACTTTTATATAATTGTACATTATCAAATTCATATAGTGACAAATTAACTCAATATCAgaccatcccgtggccagcagatttgagggacctgggttagttaaaacacccaatgattcgtgcgtctgcggtgcagtgattagtctggctatgctgggatacactgcataggtgtgtgtgttggttctattgacgtcttccactcaaaaaaaaaaaaaaaaactcaatatcAGACCTAATTAATCTTCTAATATATGAAACATAATATGTGTCGAACTAGTTTACTTGATAATTTATATACCTATTAAGGATATGAAATTCATCTTTCTATAACATTTCTGCTATTAAACTTGCGTATGAGTCATTAGAAAAGCCTTAGAGCAAATTTACATGTTGAGGTCATTGAATCAAAtactattcactattttttgCATTTCATTTCCAACATCTAGGTCACaggtcagatactgttcactcTAGGTGATAGCCTATATTCCTTTAGAAggtgaagtttttttttatgacgAGTTTTTCACAATAGTAAAAACTCGGAGCACTGTAAAAGACTTTGCTCTCAGCTCTCtcaatctgtctcagactctaGGAACAAATAAAAAATGCTTACATTTCAGACCAGCAATTGATGACAGATTCAAAGACATTTCCACTTCTGGAGCAACCAACTAGCAATGCAGAAGACATAAGACTCATTCTTTGACCATGGAGCAACCCCCAGCTGTTGCAGCATCGAATCTATTTACATTCGCTTTTCCCTTCGTCTTCTTCACAATCTTCCTCATCAGATGGCTTGTTCCCACTACACCGCCAACCCAGAAATGCTTGCCTCCTTCCCCGCCAGGCCTCCCAATCATAGGGAACCTCCACCAGTTGGGCCGCCTCCCTCACCGGTCCTTACAACTTCTATCCCAGCGCCACGGCCCACTGATGCTGCTTCACTTTGGGGTCAGACCAGTTCTCGTAGTCTCCTCCGCAGACGACGCTCGTGACATCATGAAAACCCACGATCTCATCTTCTCCAACAGACCCAGATTGACAGTCGCTGACAGACTTCTCTACCAAGGCAAAGATGTAGCTTCTGCTCCGTACGGTGAGCATTGGAGGAATGCAAGAAGCATATGTGTTCTTCAGCTGTTGAGTACCAACAAGATTCAGTCTTTTCGCGCCGAAAGAGAGGAAGAAGTAGAGTTGCTTTTACAAGATGTGAAGCGGTCGGCTTCGCTGTCATTGCCTGTGAATCTAAGCGAATTGTTTGCTTCGCTTAGTGCTGATGTGATTTGTAGGGTGGCTTTTGGGAGAAAGTATGGTGGAGTGAAGTTTAAGGAGATGCTTGGGGAGTTTATGAGGTTGTTGGGGGGTTTCTATATGAGGGATTTTGTTCCATGGCTTGGTTGGGTTGATCGCATTAATGGGTCAGATGCGAAAATCGAGAGAGTTGCCAAAGAGTTTGATAGATTTCTGGATGATGTAGTGGAAGAGCATATGAGTgttttgaaaatgaaagaagAGAATGGAGATAGGAGTGTTGACGATGAAGGTGGAAAGGATTTTGTGGATGTACTACTTGAAGTTCAAAGCTCTGGCACTGATGGCTCTTCAATTGATAGAGATAGCATTAAAGGTATCATCTTGGTAAGTACCTTCTTTGTCTCCATAACAGCAAGAACTTTGCTAATCAGTGATTGAATACTGTTAGATTACAGATTGGATTCTGTTATTTTGTCTCATAGACCTTTCCTTTGCTTAACAATCTCTGTGCCTGCATTATATAAGAATGAGGAATATTTAGAATTGAATGTGGAAAATGTGAGGGTGGGATCAAGAAAAGACAATCTGAAAGGGATTCCCCATTTTGCTTCTTAGAACTTCACCCCAGTTGGATTGGTGTAGTTTTCAACGCCAAACTACCGATCACTCCAGAGTCTACATATCTTGTAACTGGGGATTGGTAACCTATTGAGTTTCAAGTGATTCTTTTTTAAGAGAATTCAGCTATACACACTGAAATGTATACAACCAAACAAATTGTGTATTTAGAATTGTGAATTAACAGGGTTGTAAGGTGAGCATCATCAAGGAAGATTTTGATTTTTATACAGGACTATTTTGGACTTCAAGGAGAGCATGTGAAGCTACTACTAGAGCAATACTTGTTAAACTTAGTAAAGTCAATTGAAAGCTTAAACATCAGAACAAAAAGGTAACAGCAGGAGATATGCAGAAATTGACATCTTAGTGTTAATTGCATGGTGATGTCCTTTTAAAGACTTTTCTGTTAGTCATCTATCAAAATATCAACATTATCTATCAAACTTTGAATCTCATTATAATCTTAGGTCCCTCCGACCCTTTGGATATGTACCAGAGCAGACAATTCATTAAGTGTTGTGTCCAAATTACTATAGTTGTTGGTTAATGACTTGATGACTTAATTTGGTTATATTAGAGTTTCTGAGATTGTCTACTTCATCATACATGAATTAAAACTTGTCTTACTTGGCTAATTGTAGGATATGTTTTCTGGTGGAACTGATACAACCTACACAGTTCTAGAGTGGGCAATGACCGAAATCTTGAGGCATCCCAGAGTTTGTAGAAAAATGCAAAATGAGGTGATGGAGATTGCTAATGGCAAACCACACATCACAGAAAGTGATTTAGATAAAATGCACTACTTGAAAGCAGTGATCAAAGAGACACTTCGGCTACATCCGCCAATACCATTACTCTCCCCTCGTGAATCAACTGAAGATGTTAAGATAATGGAATATGACATAGAAGCAAAAACTATGGTCTTTATCAATGCTTGGGCAATTGGAAGAGACCCAGCAGAGTGGGATGAACCAGAAGAGTTTCGACCGGAGAGATTCATGAATTCTTCTGTGGATTTCAAAGGTCATGACTTTCAATTACTCCCATTTGGAGCTGGTAGAAGGGGCTGCCCAGGAATCTTATTTGCCATGGCTACTAATGAGCTTGTGTTAGCAAATATTGTTCACAAGTTTGACTGGGAATTGCCTGCTGGAACAAGTGCAGATGATATAAACATGACCGAATGCAGCGGTGTTGTTGCCCATAGAAAAGTTCCTCTTGTAGCTGTCGCAAAACCAAGGTTTTTCTAGAATATTTCTGCTTCCATTTTGAACTGGGAGGTCAGGTTTGTGTAGATTTGTATGTTATCTTTCTGCGAAGAATACTGTTTACACATTAGACAACTTTTAATCATATGCCTTGCAATTGGCCTATTTGGTAACATCTTCatgccttgtttttttttttttgcttgcaTTAGCTTGATCTTCTTTCCCTTACTGGCGAATTTAAAGTCCAGTTACTATAACAAGCACTTTATACTTGTTAAGTAGCTACTATTTTAGCCATTTCATTATTTCAGCACAGAATGAATGAAGACACACATACATAATGTTCCCGATGAAAATGCTAGAGCAGCTGATCCATGAAACCTTCTTTTTCTCTGTAATCTTTTTCCTCGAATGAATCAAATGAATCGATCGATCAGTACTCTCACCCTGCCTCGTTCACATATGCTTCCATTATATATTGATGTCTAACTACAACAATTTGGTTTTGCCTCTCCAACTACAACAATTTGGATCCGAAAcctatgtgtgtatatatctgTATGTattattgtgtgtgtgtgtgtgtgtgtgtgtataggtCCACTTCCATCAATTTATTCACATGAATTTTGCACGAGTTGTCCACGATATATGGGGAAATAATTCAAAAAAGAGTAGGACATGTAACAAATATTTTACCCAACTTTTCTATATTTCatctcatttttctctctcttctgttcTTTCATTCAATCAGGTTCTGTGCCTCCTCAAGGTGCAATTTTTTCAAAGCAGGGAACAGAGGTCGTGCCTCCTTACCATAAGATCTAACAATGAACGCGTGTCGTCGTCTAGTAGAAAGCTTAGGAAGCTCAGCTAGATGGGATAGAGTtatagacacacacatatatactaTATACTAATGATAGagtggttatatatatatatatatatatatatatagacacacacatatatactaTATACTATATACTATTGATAGAGTGGTTGTAccagtctatatatatatatatagagtgttatagacacacatatatatatatagagttatagacacacacatatatactaTATACTATTGATAGAGTTGTTGTACcagtccatatatatatatatatatagagagagagagagtgttatagacacacacatatatatatatatagagttatagacacacacatatatactatatactattctatatatatatatatatatatatagacacacataTATAAAGTATGTACCAGCCAAAAGGCGCTCCAAAACTCATCTACCTATTATTGTAATACCGGCCTGTTGATGTACCTCATAGTTGGAGTGTACCTTCCGCGGGTATCAAACACgcaaatgtgtgtgtgtatatataggcCCTAGAGGAGTGAAGGCACCCACAGAGAGAGAactcaaagaagaagaatgatagAGCTGACGTCGACCCATGAAATCTCCCTTTTGATGGAATATTATTTCACCCTCACATTAGTGCTATGTGTGCCCATTTTCTTCGTTCTCTTTCGCAGATGGTCCTCCGTTACTACCAAAAATCCACCACCTTCTCCACCAAAGCTCCCTTTCCTTGGGAACCTTCATCAACTAGACTCACATCCTCATCGCTCACTCCAAGCCTTAGCTCATCGCCATGGCCCCCTCATGCTCCTCCATTTTGGAAGTGTCCCAGTCCTTGTTGTCTCCACGGCTGAGGCTGCGCGTGAGGTCTTGAAAACACATGACCTCACAATTGCCAGCAGACCAAAGTCCACCGTCTTTAAGAAGCTTCTCTACAATTACAAAGATATGGCGTCTGCACCTTATGGTGAGTACTGGAGGCAGTTGAGGAGTATATGTGTTTTAAATCTTCTGAGCACCAAAAGGGTTCGCTCTTTTCGTGCAGTGAGAGAAGAGGAAACAAAAATCATGATCAACAGGATAGAACAGTCATGTATATCCTCCTCCTCAAAGTCATCAGTCGTGAATTTAAGGGAGATGTTTGTGATGCTTACTATTGATGTCGCCTGTAGAGTGACTACAAGGAGGAAGTACAGTAGCATCGTTGGGGAAGATGGTAACAAAATATTGTTTAAGGATCTTGTGGGGGAGTTTATTGAGTTATTGGGAGGTATCTATATTGGAGACTATATCCCATGGCTCGCTTGGTTAACTCGTGTCAATGGTTTGGACTCTAAATTAGACAAGGTGGCTAAACAATTTGATGACCTTTTAGATCGAGTGATTCAAGATCATATCGACCAACGTTCAAAGAGTGGAAACATTAATGGCAATGTGAATCATACCGATGATCAGGACGAAAACGGCCAAAAGGATTTCGTAGACGTTTTACTTGGGATTCAAGAAGACAACTCATCAATTGGATTACCTATTGATAGAGTCACCGTAAAGGCTCTCATCATGGTAAGTAGTCGACTGTCGACAATACACAATTTTCCTATTAATGACCTTTTTAAAGAAAGGTTAACTTTAGTAGAGAAggcctgcatatatatatatatatatatatatatatacaggcattctccactgcggacgtccgcagtttttcattggtgcggatttccagttttgacccactttccgatcatattttcacatcttaaccgttcagtttttaggtccaaATGTATAGATCaactctgcaaaatttcagccaaattggtgatcgttaaggcatccaaaactgcaatttacaacaatgtacacgaacggttccggttcggcagattcggtccgttcgtgtaaattgcagttttggatgccttaacgatcaccaatttggctgaaattttgtagagatgatctatacattaggacctaaaaactgaacggctaagatgtgaaaatgtgatcgggaagtggggaaaaaatggaaatccgcaccttttttcttaggtgcggatatccgcacctgagaatgattctatatatatatatatatatatatatatatatatatatatatatatatatacagtccggctacactaaggacgtccttacctagccttaggtacggatttccggttttcacccactttccgatcacattttcacatcttaaccgttcagtttttaggttctaatgtatagatcacctctgcaaattttcagccaatttggtgatcgttaaggcatcaaaaactgcaatttaccattataaatacaaacggttccggttcgacagattcggtccgttcgtgtaaattgcagttttggacgccttaacgatcaccaatttggctgaaattttgcagaggtgatctatacattaggacctaaaaactgaacggttaagatgtgaaaatgtgatcgacaagtgggtgaaaacacaaaatccgtacctaaaccttaggtaaggacatccttacctgagaaaaatcctatatatatatatatatatatatatatatatatatatatatatatatatatatatatatatatatatatctttatgTTTACATTTTGTTTTCATGGGTAGCTGACTCAAATTCTTTTTGTAGGACATGTTTTCCGGTGGCACCGATACATCATATACACTCCTAGAGTGGACAATGGCAGAGCTTTTGAGACATCCAAGAGTAATGAAAAAATTGCAAAATGAGGTCAGGGGAATAGCGGGAAACAAATCAGAGATCACCGAGGATGATTTGAATGGTATGAACTACTTGAAGGCTGTGATCAAGGAAACTCTTCGCTTACATCCTCCGTTAACTTTATTATTCAGGATTTCAACTGAAGGTATGAAAATAAAGGGTTATAACGTTAAAGCCAACACACAAATTATAGTTAACGCATGGCAGATAGGAAGAGATCCTAAATCATACAACAACCCAGACAAGTATGAACCGGAGAGGTTCCTGAACAGTGATGTAGATTATATAGGGAATCATTTCGAATTTATTCCATTTGGGGCTGGAAGGAGGAGCTGCCCCGGAATTCAGTACGCCGCTATGGTTAATGAGATTGCTTTGGCAAATTTGGTGCACAAGTTCGACTGGGTAGTGGCTGGTGGAGTAGGAGCCCATGATATAGACATGACTGAATCCACCGGCGTCAAAACACAAATGAAGTATCCTCTCAAAGTCGTTGCTACCCCCTATTCATATAAAATCAAGATAGAGGAATTGTAGTTGTTGCCTTCAGTTTCATTGGTATGAAACTATGAATAATGTAATTTGCTTCTTGCTTTCGGTGATATATGCTTTTAGATAAAGAAGTTAGAATAACTACTAGTGTGTTGTAACATCATTTGGCGAATGAATAAGGTTGTGAGAAAGAAAGTGTTTAGACTTATCAATCACTAGTTCAAAATTAACAAAGCATATTTTTCCTGAActgacctagctctgctagggttttgagcTCTGTCGCATCTGGTGGTGGCGGCTCTCACACCTTCTCCATTTTTATGGACAAAATTGCAGGCCTAGTCCTGCTGTCTCTCTTTTGCGTCTCTTTTGCTGGTTGTGTCTTGGAGCTCCCAGAGCAGAAGTTTGATGGGCAAACGGTTCTTTTGGATTGGATGAGGTTGGATCGCGGTGGTGAGTCGCGATGCAGTGATGGAGGGACCTCGGTTCTGAGAGGCTGGAGAATTGGAATCGGGGTTCTGCGTTTTTCTGGTTTGTCGCCGGCATGGGCTAAGCAAAGTCATGGCTTTGATGGTGTTGCTGGGACATTAGTAGTGGTCGTCGGCGTCGATCTCGTCAACGATGGCTATTGCAGTTTGGCATCCTCCATTGCAGGTCCTCAAGACGCATCCGCCGGTGGTGCTGTCGAGCTCGTTGGCATCAggatccggatctgggatccgggtgggcTTGGCAGATGGAgtcggatctgggatccgggtggagtTTGGTTTTGGCCTGATTATGATTTGCTAGAATGGATGGGGGCTCCTGTGCCTTATTGGTATTGGATCCAGGACCCACTTCTCtggtatttgttcgtgaaagatcgtctgccaacatggccatgttctgacacccttggccggcttcgatctttaggtgggagagtgccttcattccgacgccaagttgatttttgtcaatttgtgtgttggagttcgatgggtagtcaaaccaccgactactcaattcactacacggctgcaatccgtagtgtaaaatcagcaCTGCGTCTCGACGTTGCTGCTCCTTGCGTTATTAAGTTTTTACATTTCATATGTATTTTTCTTTCCGGGctgtttttttcatttcttgttGTCTTTTGTCATCGTATCGTTGTACtctttcattttcaataaatggctgacctccttcgattcaaaaaaaaaaaaaaaggttgtgAGAAAGTGTCTCTCTTTCTTATGTTGAATTGAGTTTGGCCCACTGATGATGATCATAATCATGGATCAGACAAGGCTCTGATCTATAGGAAGGAAGGAGTCTCCacaagggaaaattttgcaaacagtacatcaactaaaggtcactaataattttgatacataaagttccaaaccgatcattttggtacacgaaatctgaagcccgatagacacgacgtcaatgacgccgttaacttTTATGTCATTGTTCATTTGTTaaagggtaatttagtactctCACACTCTGACTcacttttttggtaaaaaaaaaaaaacggatctcatctctctctctccctccccccccACATACCCAAACCCAGAAAGCTTAGAAAGTCACAACTTGATGATGGACAGACAACAAAAACAGACAAGGCATCTCATCAAAACTGACCTTATTACAATTAGCACCATTTTTTCTATCAAGGTTAACGAAAATCTGCCAATAGACACACAAAAACAGTACAAGAAGTCTTAGAGTGAAATTATACCATCTGGGTCTGTAAACTGATCTTCCTGCCTCATTCTGGGGCTCAATTTCCTCAGCGACTTTCTGTACAGTTTTCTTACCTTTTTTCTTGCCATGTGAACTGTCAATTTGCTATTACacccaacaagaaaataaaaaatcagcTGTAAAATTCACACACAATTCTCAAACTCTTTGCTACCACAAATACAAAATACTCAAACTTTTTGGTATAATTCACAATCAGAAACACCCAATTATGATATTATGAGCAATGCCCAACAACCCTTCACCACCTCCGATGACATGTCCGGAATATTCTCCGTCGCGTACATCTCGTCGGCCTCGTTGTCCTCTTGATCATCGTCTTCTACGCCCAGAAGTCTGACGCCTACGTCCAGATCAACGTGGGCCTGGGCCTGTGTGGCGTCGCTTCTCATCGTCCCGGTGCTGGATGTGGATGTGGT encodes the following:
- the LOC133706416 gene encoding cytochrome P450 736A117-like; the encoded protein is MEQPPAVAASNLFTFAFPFVFFTIFLIRWLVPTTPPTQKCLPPSPPGLPIIGNLHQLGRLPHRSLQLLSQRHGPLMLLHFGVRPVLVVSSADDARDIMKTHDLIFSNRPRLTVADRLLYQGKDVASAPYGEHWRNARSICVLQLLSTNKIQSFRAEREEEVELLLQDVKRSASLSLPVNLSELFASLSADVICRVAFGRKYGGVKFKEMLGEFMRLLGGFYMRDFVPWLGWVDRINGSDAKIERVAKEFDRFLDDVVEEHMSVLKMKEENGDRSVDDEGGKDFVDVLLEVQSSGTDGSSIDRDSIKGIILDMFSGGTDTTYTVLEWAMTEILRHPRVCRKMQNEVMEIANGKPHITESDLDKMHYLKAVIKETLRLHPPIPLLSPRESTEDVKIMEYDIEAKTMVFINAWAIGRDPAEWDEPEEFRPERFMNSSVDFKGHDFQLLPFGAGRRGCPGILFAMATNELVLANIVHKFDWELPAGTSADDINMTECSGVVAHRKVPLVAVAKPRFF
- the LOC133743290 gene encoding serine/threonine-protein kinase AFC2 isoform X1, whose product is MEMERVVEFPHTHMDRRPRKRARLGWDVPQAPKAQVGMFCGQEVGNMTSFAPLMAPSLYTTSSLFDKEVARNGSPPWREDDKDGHYMFSLGENLTARYKIQSKMGEGTFGQVLECWDREKKEMVAIKIVRGIKKYREAAMIEIEMLQQLGKHDKGGSRCVQLRNWFDYRNHICIVFEKLGPSLYDFLKKNNYRSFPIDLVREIGRQLLECVAFMHDLSLIHTDLKPENILLVSQDYVRVPDYNKSSSRSPKDSSYYKRVPKSSAIKVIDFGSTTYERQDQNYIVSTRHYRAPEVILGMGWSYPCDVWSIGCILVELCTGEALFQTHENLEHLAMMERVLGPLPQHILKRADRHAEKYVRRGRLDWPEGAASRESIKAVQKLARLQNLIMQHVDHSAGDLIHLLQGLLKYDPSDRLTAREALRHSFFTRDNLRR
- the LOC133742242 gene encoding cytochrome P450 736A117-like, producing MIELTSTHEISLLMEYYFTLTLVLCVPIFFVLFRRWSSVTTKNPPPSPPKLPFLGNLHQLDSHPHRSLQALAHRHGPLMLLHFGSVPVLVVSTAEAAREVLKTHDLTIASRPKSTVFKKLLYNYKDMASAPYGEYWRQLRSICVLNLLSTKRVRSFRAVREEETKIMINRIEQSCISSSSKSSVVNLREMFVMLTIDVACRVTTRRKYSSIVGEDGNKILFKDLVGEFIELLGGIYIGDYIPWLAWLTRVNGLDSKLDKVAKQFDDLLDRVIQDHIDQRSKSGNINGNVNHTDDQDENGQKDFVDVLLGIQEDNSSIGLPIDRVTVKALIMDMFSGGTDTSYTLLEWTMAELLRHPRVMKKLQNEVRGIAGNKSEITEDDLNGMNYLKAVIKETLRLHPPLTLLFRISTEGMKIKGYNVKANTQIIVNAWQIGRDPKSYNNPDKYEPERFLNSDVDYIGNHFEFIPFGAGRRSCPGIQYAAMVNEIALANLVHKFDWVVAGGVGAHDIDMTESTGVKTQMKYPLKVVATPYSYKIKIEEL